One window of Klebsiella quasivariicola genomic DNA carries:
- the recB gene encoding exodeoxyribonuclease V subunit beta, which translates to MTDTAESLDPLRLPLTGERLIEASAGTGKTFTIAALYLRLLLGLGGESAYPRAISVEELLVVTFTEAATEELRGRIRSNIHELRIACLRGESDNPLYSALLAEIADKDDAAKTLLLAERQMDEAAVFTIHGFCQRMLSLNAFESGMLFEQQLIEDESRLRYQACADFWRRHCYPLTRDIAAVIHDVWKGPRDLLKSLDRWLQGEAPQLKSPPAANETLAERHQQIISRIDSLKQQWREQVGEIEGVLENSGLDRRKFNRGNQGKWIEKVNAWAQEETLSYQLPDALEKFAQSFLYERTKAGGEPPVHPLFSAVETLLSSSLTLTDLVLARAMVEIRDAVAREKRRRGELGFDDMLSRLDEALRGDSGEALASAIRQRFPVAMIDEFQDTDPQQYRIFRRIWRQQPETALLLIGDPKQAIYAFRGADIFTYMKARGDVAAHYTLDTNWRSSPGMVGSVNRLFSLSDNPFMFREIPFLPVKAAAKNQGLRFSVDAADVPAMNVWLMPGDTVGSGDYQTFMAQLCATQIRDWLSAGQQGRALLWRGETSRPVQASDITVLVRNRLEAAQVREALQTLGIPSVYLSNRDSVFETLEAQELLWLLQAVLAPERENTLRSALATSMFGLTALDIENLNQDEQAWDALVEEFSEYRQIWRQRGVMPMLRALMTARHIAENLLATRGGERRLTDILHISELLQEAASQLESEHALVRWLAQHIAEPDSNAASQQMRLESDKHLVQIVTIHKSKGLEYPLVWLPFIARFRKQDQAFYHDRETFAAVLDLGQDESSLELAEAERLAEDLRLLYVALTRAVWHCSLGVAPLSSRKSGNSDFHLSALGRLLQAGEAMDAAGLAAQLADFCQGEIALQRPGELDLTPWQAPAATIPPLSARELQRRIADDWRVTSYSGLQQHGFSGGQDLLPRLDVDAAGVGEVVEEPQLTPHQFPRGAAPGTFLHSLFEELDFTQPVPDGWMAEKLQLSGFDAQWAPVLTDWLGGVLKTRLPGPDIALNQLAARDKQVEMAFYLPIAQLLTAERLDALIRQYDPLSADTPPLDFRQVRGMLKGFIDLVFRHEGRYYLLDYKSNWLGGDREAYTRPAMEQAMRAHRYDLQYQLYSLALHRYLRHRLADYDYDRHFGGVIYLFLRGMDGQEGGQGIFTTRPVRPLIDGLDQLFAGETQEEAS; encoded by the coding sequence ATGACCGACACCGCTGAGTCTTTGGATCCCCTGCGCTTGCCCCTGACGGGCGAGCGCCTGATAGAAGCCTCTGCGGGCACCGGAAAAACCTTTACCATCGCCGCGCTGTATCTGCGGCTGCTGTTGGGGCTGGGCGGCGAGTCCGCCTATCCCCGCGCCATCAGCGTTGAAGAGCTGCTGGTGGTGACCTTTACCGAAGCGGCGACCGAAGAGCTGCGCGGGCGTATCCGCAGCAACATCCACGAACTGCGCATCGCCTGCCTGCGCGGCGAATCTGACAACCCGCTCTACAGCGCGCTGCTGGCGGAGATCGCCGACAAAGACGACGCCGCGAAGACCCTGCTGCTGGCCGAGCGGCAAATGGACGAGGCGGCGGTATTCACCATCCACGGCTTTTGCCAGCGGATGCTGAGCCTCAACGCCTTCGAGTCGGGCATGCTGTTCGAGCAGCAGCTGATTGAGGATGAATCCCGCCTGCGCTATCAGGCCTGCGCCGACTTCTGGCGTCGCCACTGCTATCCCCTGACCCGCGATATCGCGGCGGTGATCCACGATGTCTGGAAAGGGCCGCGCGATCTGCTGAAGTCCCTTGACCGCTGGCTGCAGGGCGAAGCGCCGCAGCTCAAGTCACCGCCAGCCGCTAACGAGACGCTGGCCGAGCGCCATCAGCAGATCATCAGCCGCATTGACTCGCTTAAGCAGCAGTGGCGTGAGCAGGTGGGTGAGATCGAAGGCGTGCTGGAAAATTCCGGCCTTGACCGGCGGAAGTTCAATCGCGGCAATCAGGGCAAGTGGATTGAGAAAGTGAACGCCTGGGCGCAGGAAGAGACGTTGAGCTACCAGCTGCCCGACGCGCTGGAGAAATTTGCCCAGTCGTTTCTGTACGAGCGCACTAAAGCCGGCGGCGAACCGCCGGTACATCCGTTGTTTAGCGCCGTTGAGACGCTGCTGTCCTCGTCGCTCACGCTCACCGATCTGGTGCTGGCGAGAGCAATGGTCGAGATCCGCGATGCGGTCGCGCGCGAAAAGCGCCGCCGCGGCGAGCTGGGGTTTGACGATATGCTCAGCCGGCTTGACGAGGCGCTGCGCGGCGACAGCGGCGAGGCGCTGGCCAGCGCCATTCGCCAGCGTTTTCCGGTGGCGATGATCGATGAATTTCAGGACACCGACCCCCAGCAGTACCGAATTTTTCGCCGTATCTGGCGCCAGCAGCCGGAGACGGCGCTGCTGCTGATCGGCGACCCAAAACAAGCCATCTACGCTTTTCGCGGCGCCGATATCTTTACCTATATGAAGGCGCGCGGCGACGTTGCCGCGCACTACACCCTCGATACCAACTGGCGCTCCTCGCCGGGCATGGTCGGCAGCGTCAACCGCTTGTTCAGCCTCAGCGATAACCCCTTTATGTTTCGCGAGATCCCCTTCCTGCCGGTGAAGGCAGCGGCAAAGAACCAGGGGCTGCGCTTTAGCGTTGACGCGGCGGACGTACCTGCGATGAACGTCTGGCTGATGCCCGGCGACACCGTCGGGTCTGGCGATTATCAGACGTTTATGGCGCAGCTCTGCGCCACGCAGATCCGCGACTGGCTGAGCGCCGGCCAGCAGGGGCGCGCGCTGCTGTGGCGTGGGGAAACCTCGCGCCCGGTGCAGGCTTCGGATATCACGGTGCTGGTGCGCAACCGGCTGGAGGCGGCACAGGTGCGTGAAGCGCTGCAGACGCTGGGCATCCCCTCGGTCTACCTCTCCAACCGCGACAGCGTTTTTGAGACGCTGGAGGCCCAGGAGCTGCTCTGGCTGCTGCAGGCGGTGCTGGCCCCGGAGCGGGAAAATACCCTGCGCAGCGCGCTGGCGACCTCCATGTTTGGCCTGACCGCGCTGGATATTGAAAACCTGAACCAGGACGAGCAGGCATGGGACGCGCTGGTAGAGGAGTTCAGCGAATACCGCCAGATCTGGCGGCAGCGAGGGGTGATGCCGATGCTGCGGGCGTTGATGACGGCCCGGCATATCGCCGAGAATCTGCTGGCGACCCGCGGCGGCGAGCGGCGCTTAACCGACATTCTGCACATCAGCGAATTGCTGCAGGAGGCGGCCAGCCAGCTGGAAAGCGAGCATGCCCTGGTGCGCTGGCTGGCGCAGCACATCGCCGAGCCGGACAGCAACGCCGCCAGCCAGCAGATGCGTCTCGAAAGTGATAAGCACCTGGTGCAAATTGTCACCATTCACAAGTCAAAAGGGCTGGAATACCCCCTGGTCTGGCTGCCGTTTATCGCCCGGTTTCGTAAACAGGACCAGGCGTTTTACCACGATCGCGAGACGTTCGCGGCGGTGCTGGATCTGGGCCAGGATGAATCCAGCCTCGAGCTGGCGGAGGCGGAACGGCTGGCGGAAGATCTGCGCCTGTTGTACGTCGCCTTGACCCGCGCGGTCTGGCACTGCAGCCTCGGCGTGGCGCCGCTCAGTAGCCGGAAATCCGGCAACAGCGATTTCCATCTCAGCGCGCTGGGGCGTTTGCTGCAGGCAGGTGAAGCCATGGACGCCGCCGGGCTGGCTGCGCAGCTGGCAGACTTCTGTCAGGGCGAGATTGCATTACAGAGACCGGGCGAGCTGGATCTCACCCCGTGGCAGGCGCCCGCGGCGACCATCCCCCCGCTGTCGGCGCGTGAGCTACAGCGCCGTATCGCCGACGACTGGCGGGTGACCAGCTACTCCGGGCTGCAGCAGCATGGTTTCAGCGGCGGGCAGGATCTGCTGCCGCGTCTGGATGTCGATGCCGCCGGCGTCGGTGAAGTGGTGGAAGAGCCGCAGTTGACTCCGCACCAGTTCCCGCGCGGCGCCGCGCCGGGGACCTTCCTGCACAGCTTGTTTGAGGAGCTGGACTTCACCCAGCCGGTGCCGGACGGATGGATGGCGGAGAAGCTGCAGCTGAGCGGGTTTGACGCGCAGTGGGCGCCGGTGCTGACCGACTGGCTGGGGGGCGTGCTGAAGACCCGCCTGCCGGGGCCGGATATCGCGCTCAATCAGCTTGCGGCGCGGGATAAACAGGTGGAGATGGCGTTTTACCTGCCCATCGCCCAGCTGCTGACGGCGGAGCGCCTTGACGCGCTTATCCGCCAGTACGATCCCCTCTCCGCCGACACGCCGCCGCTGGATTTCCGCCAGGTGCGCGGCATGCTGAAGGGCTTTATCGATCTGGTCTTCCGCCACGAAGGCCGCTATTACCTGCTGGATTACAAATCCAACTGGCTGGGGGGAGATCGCGAGGCCTATACCCGGCCGGCGATGGAGCAGGCGATGCGTGCCCACCGCTACGATCTACAGTATCAGCTGTATAGCCTGGCGCTGCACCGCTATCTGCGCCACCGGCTGGCCGATTATGACTATGACCGCCACTTCGGTGGCGTGATTTATCTCTTCCTGCGCGGCATGGACGGGCAGGAGGGGGGGCAGGGGATCTTCACCACCCGGCCGGTGAGACCGCTGATTGACGGTCTGGATCAGCTTTTTGCCGGAGAAACGCAGGAGGAGGCCTCATGA
- the recD gene encoding exodeoxyribonuclease V subunit alpha, whose product MTFEQLLLAAVEQRLLRPLDVQFALMVAQNDPPAVKLAAALLSRDAGEGHVCLPLSRLSGDEALSGKAGEIRDRLLAEAGAPEDWPALLLASSAVSCGDAPAPMILCGDRLYLNRMWRNELTVARFFNDANRVLEMDEARLAATLNALFPATGETDWQKVAAAVALTRRISVISGGPGTGKTTTVAKLLAALIQIDDSPRCRIRLAAPTGKAAARLTESLGAALRKLPLTDAQKALIPTEASTLHRLLGAQPGSQRMRYHAGNPLHLDVLVVDEASMIDLPMMSRLIDALPAHGRVIFLGDRDQLASVEAGAVLGDICAWASSGYTAARAQELTRLTGSPVPAGEGTIAGALRDSLCLLQKSYRFGSHSGIGSLARAVNAGARAEVKATLRQPFDDIALHPLSTTDEYEAMLGAAQQGYERYLQLRRERAEPQAMLAAFSEFQLLCALREGPYGVSGVNERLEQRLNRQRAIALPRHSRWYDGRPIMISRNDSALGLFNGDIGIALERNGELRVWFLMPDGAIKSVQPSRLPEHDTAWAMTVHKSQGSEFEHAALILPARSVPLVTRELVYTAITRAKQRLSLYADEQVLSQAIVTRTERRSGLAEIFAGREAS is encoded by the coding sequence ATGACTTTCGAACAACTACTGCTGGCCGCGGTGGAGCAGCGTCTGCTGCGGCCGCTGGACGTCCAGTTTGCCCTGATGGTGGCGCAAAACGACCCGCCGGCGGTCAAGCTGGCAGCGGCGTTACTGAGCCGGGATGCCGGCGAGGGGCACGTCTGCCTGCCGCTCTCGCGGCTGAGCGGCGACGAGGCGCTGAGCGGAAAAGCGGGGGAGATCCGCGATCGGCTGCTGGCCGAAGCCGGCGCGCCGGAGGACTGGCCCGCGCTGCTGCTCGCGTCGTCGGCGGTAAGCTGCGGCGATGCCCCGGCGCCGATGATTTTGTGCGGCGACCGGCTCTACCTGAACCGGATGTGGCGCAACGAGCTGACCGTCGCCCGCTTCTTCAATGACGCCAACCGGGTGCTGGAGATGGATGAGGCGCGGCTGGCGGCCACCCTGAATGCGCTGTTTCCCGCCACTGGCGAAACCGACTGGCAAAAAGTGGCCGCGGCGGTGGCGCTGACCCGCCGCATATCGGTGATCTCCGGCGGTCCCGGGACCGGGAAGACCACCACCGTGGCGAAGCTTCTGGCGGCGCTGATCCAGATTGACGACAGTCCACGCTGTCGTATTCGCCTCGCAGCGCCGACCGGTAAAGCGGCAGCGCGCCTGACCGAATCGCTGGGGGCGGCACTGAGAAAGCTGCCGCTGACCGACGCGCAGAAAGCGTTAATTCCCACCGAGGCCAGCACGCTGCATCGTCTGCTCGGCGCCCAGCCCGGCAGCCAGCGCATGCGCTATCATGCCGGCAACCCGCTGCATCTGGACGTGCTGGTGGTGGATGAAGCCTCGATGATTGACCTGCCGATGATGTCGCGGCTTATCGACGCGCTGCCGGCTCACGGGCGGGTGATTTTCCTTGGCGATCGCGACCAGCTGGCCTCCGTGGAAGCCGGGGCGGTACTGGGCGACATCTGCGCCTGGGCAAGCTCGGGTTACACCGCCGCACGGGCGCAGGAGCTGACCCGGCTGACCGGTTCGCCGGTGCCTGCGGGCGAGGGGACTATCGCCGGCGCGCTGAGAGACAGCTTGTGCCTGCTGCAAAAGAGCTATCGCTTCGGCAGTCACTCCGGTATCGGGAGCCTGGCGCGGGCGGTGAACGCTGGTGCGCGCGCGGAGGTGAAGGCCACGCTGCGCCAGCCGTTTGACGATATCGCGCTTCATCCCCTCAGCACGACTGACGAGTACGAGGCCATGCTCGGCGCGGCCCAGCAGGGCTATGAGCGCTACCTGCAGCTGCGCCGCGAGCGGGCCGAACCGCAGGCCATGCTGGCCGCTTTCAGCGAATTCCAGCTGCTGTGCGCGCTGCGCGAAGGGCCGTACGGCGTGAGCGGCGTCAATGAGCGGCTGGAGCAGCGGCTCAACCGCCAGCGGGCGATCGCCCTGCCGCGCCACTCCCGCTGGTATGACGGCCGACCGATCATGATATCGCGCAACGACAGCGCGCTGGGGCTGTTTAACGGCGATATCGGCATTGCGCTGGAGCGCAACGGCGAGCTGCGGGTGTGGTTCCTGATGCCCGACGGCGCCATCAAGTCGGTACAGCCGAGCCGCCTGCCGGAGCATGATACCGCCTGGGCGATGACCGTGCATAAATCGCAGGGCTCGGAGTTCGAACATGCGGCGCTGATCCTGCCGGCGCGCAGCGTCCCGCTGGTGACGCGCGAACTGGTCTATACCGCCATCACCCGCGCGAAACAGCGCTTGTCGCTCTATGCCGACGAGCAGGTACTCTCCCAGGCCATTGTGACGCGAACCGAGCGGCGCAGCGGTCTGGCGGAGATTTTTGCCGGGCGCGAAGCCTCCTGA
- the argA gene encoding amino-acid N-acetyltransferase has product MVKERRTELVEGFRHSVPYINAHRGKTFVIMLGGEAIEHENFSNIVNDIGLLHSLGIRLVVVYGARPQIDANLAEHHHEPIYHKQTRVTDAKTLELVKQAAGMLQLEITARLSMSLNNTPLQGAHINVVSGNFIIAQPLGVDDGVDYCHSGRIRRIDEEAIHRQLDSGAIVLMGPVAVSVTGESFNLTSEEIATQLAIKLKAEKMIGFCSSQGVYNQAGEIVSELFPNEAQARVEELEADEDYNSGTVRFLRGAVKACRSGVRRCHLISYQENGALLQELFSRDGIGTQIVMESAEQIRRATINDIGGILELISPLEQQGILVRRSREQLEMEIDKFTIIQRDNTTIACAALYPFPEEKIGEMACVAVHPDYRSSSRGEVLLERIAAQARQMGLSKLFVLTTRSIHWFQERGFTPVDIDLLPESKKQMYNYQRRSKVLMADLA; this is encoded by the coding sequence ATGGTGAAGGAACGTCGCACTGAACTGGTAGAAGGATTCCGCCATTCTGTTCCCTATATTAATGCCCATCGGGGAAAAACGTTTGTCATCATGCTGGGCGGCGAAGCCATTGAGCATGAGAATTTTTCTAATATTGTCAATGATATAGGGTTATTGCATAGCCTGGGCATTCGCCTGGTGGTGGTCTATGGCGCTCGACCGCAGATTGACGCGAACCTCGCCGAGCACCATCACGAGCCGATCTATCACAAGCAGACGCGAGTGACTGACGCCAAAACGCTGGAGCTGGTGAAGCAGGCGGCGGGCATGCTGCAGCTGGAGATCACCGCCCGTCTGTCGATGAGCCTCAACAACACCCCGCTGCAGGGAGCCCATATCAACGTCGTCAGCGGCAACTTTATCATTGCCCAGCCGCTGGGCGTCGATGACGGCGTCGATTATTGCCACAGTGGGCGTATTCGCCGCATTGATGAAGAGGCGATTCATCGTCAGCTCGACAGCGGCGCCATTGTGCTGATGGGGCCGGTCGCGGTGTCGGTCACCGGCGAGAGCTTTAACCTGACTTCGGAAGAGATCGCCACCCAGCTGGCTATCAAACTGAAGGCGGAGAAAATGATCGGTTTCTGTTCGTCGCAGGGAGTGTACAACCAGGCGGGAGAAATTGTCTCCGAACTGTTCCCTAATGAGGCGCAGGCCCGCGTCGAAGAGCTGGAGGCAGATGAAGATTATAACTCCGGTACCGTGCGCTTCCTGCGCGGGGCGGTGAAGGCCTGCCGCAGCGGCGTGCGGCGCTGCCACCTGATCAGCTATCAGGAAAATGGCGCACTGCTGCAGGAACTGTTTTCACGCGACGGCATCGGCACTCAGATCGTCATGGAGAGCGCGGAGCAAATCCGTCGGGCAACCATCAATGATATCGGCGGTATTCTTGAGCTGATAAGCCCGCTTGAGCAGCAGGGCATCCTGGTGCGCCGCTCTCGCGAGCAGCTGGAAATGGAAATCGACAAATTCACCATTATTCAGCGCGATAACACCACTATTGCCTGCGCCGCCCTCTATCCTTTCCCGGAAGAGAAGATCGGCGAGATGGCCTGCGTGGCGGTGCATCCGGATTACCGGAGTTCGTCACGGGGTGAGGTGCTGCTGGAGCGTATTGCCGCCCAGGCCAGGCAGATGGGGCTGAGCAAGCTGTTCGTACTAACCACCCGCAGCATTCACTGGTTCCAGGAGCGCGGCTTCACGCCGGTGGATATTGACCTGCTGCCGGAGAGTAAAAAGCAGATGTATAACTATCAGCGCCGGTCGAAGGTGCTGATGGCCGACCTCGCCTAA
- the amiC gene encoding N-acetylmuramoyl-L-alanine amidase AmiC has protein sequence MSGNNSGLSRRRLLQGAGAMWLMSVSPVGLAADARVVAVRVWPASTYTRVTVESNHVLKYRQFALSNPERVVVDLEGVNLNSVLKGMGGQIRDDDPFIKSARVGQFDPQTVRMVFELKQNVKPQLFALAPVAGFKERLVMDLYPANATDVQDPLLALLEDYNKGDLERQVPPAQSGPQPGKAGRDRPIVIMLDPGHGGEDSGAVGKYRTREKDVVLQIARRLRALIDKEGNMKAYMTRNEDVFIPLKVRVAKAQKQRADLFVSIHADAFTSRQPSGSSVFALSTKGATSTAAKYLAQTQNASDLIGGVSKSGDRYVDHTMFDMVQSLTIADSLKFGKAVLEKMGNINNLHKNRVEQAGFAVLKAPDIPSILVETAFISNVEEERKLKTAKFQQEVAESILAGIKAYFADGATLARRG, from the coding sequence ATGTCGGGAAACAACTCAGGATTAAGCCGTCGCCGTCTGTTGCAGGGCGCGGGCGCCATGTGGTTAATGAGCGTGAGCCCTGTGGGGCTGGCTGCCGATGCGCGAGTGGTCGCCGTTCGCGTCTGGCCAGCATCGACCTACACGCGCGTCACGGTAGAATCGAATCATGTGCTGAAATACCGGCAGTTTGCCCTCAGTAATCCGGAACGAGTGGTAGTGGATCTGGAAGGGGTTAACCTGAACTCTGTGCTGAAAGGCATGGGCGGCCAGATCCGCGATGACGATCCCTTTATTAAGTCCGCCCGCGTGGGCCAGTTTGATCCACAAACCGTGCGCATGGTCTTTGAGCTCAAGCAGAACGTCAAGCCGCAGCTGTTTGCCCTCGCGCCGGTGGCCGGCTTTAAAGAGCGTCTGGTGATGGACCTCTACCCCGCCAACGCCACCGATGTTCAGGATCCGCTGCTGGCGCTGCTCGAGGATTACAACAAAGGCGACCTGGAGCGTCAGGTGCCGCCGGCGCAAAGCGGACCACAGCCGGGCAAAGCCGGGCGTGACCGGCCGATTGTCATTATGCTCGATCCCGGACACGGCGGCGAAGACTCCGGCGCCGTGGGGAAGTATCGCACCCGCGAAAAAGACGTGGTGCTGCAGATTGCCCGCCGCCTGCGGGCGTTAATCGACAAAGAAGGCAATATGAAGGCCTATATGACCCGCAACGAAGATGTGTTCATCCCGTTGAAAGTGCGTGTCGCGAAGGCGCAGAAGCAGCGCGCCGACCTGTTCGTGTCGATTCACGCCGATGCCTTTACCAGCCGCCAGCCCAGCGGCTCTTCGGTGTTTGCCCTCTCCACCAAGGGGGCCACCAGTACCGCGGCAAAATATCTCGCCCAGACGCAGAACGCCTCGGATCTGATCGGTGGGGTCAGCAAGAGCGGTGACCGCTATGTCGACCACACCATGTTCGATATGGTGCAGTCCCTCACCATCGCTGACAGCCTCAAATTTGGCAAGGCGGTGCTGGAGAAAATGGGCAATATCAATAACCTGCACAAGAACCGGGTAGAACAGGCGGGCTTTGCGGTGCTGAAGGCGCCAGACATCCCCTCCATTCTGGTGGAGACGGCGTTTATCAGTAACGTGGAAGAAGAGCGGAAACTGAAAACGGCTAAATTCCAGCAGGAGGTGGCCGAGTCGATCCTCGCCGGGATTAAAGCCTACTTTGCCGACGGCGCGACGCTGGCCCGCCGCGGATAA
- the cobD gene encoding threonine-phosphate decarboxylase CobD gives MALLKSAHGGNIREAAALLGIAPGELLDFSANINPLGMPASLRQAIIDNPGCAERYPDVEYQQLHQALAAHHQLPAAQILAGNGETESIFTLVHGLKPRRAMIVIPGFAEYRRALQTVDCEVVEYALRECDGWQLTDAILDALTPALDCLFLCTPNNPTGLLPERGLLEAIAQRCRALNISLILDEAFLDFMPDQPGFIPLLAQYPHVWVLRSLTKFYAIPGLRLGYLLNADAQAVARLRERQMPWSINAYAALAGEIILQDRAYQRATWQWLQEEGTRFYARLKEINGLTVWPGRANYLFLRCDRPEFDLQYALLRQHVLIRSCANYPGLDSRYFRVAIRSASENDQLLAALRRALA, from the coding sequence ATGGCCTTACTGAAAAGCGCCCATGGCGGTAACATCCGCGAGGCCGCCGCCCTGCTGGGCATTGCGCCCGGCGAGCTGCTGGATTTTAGCGCCAACATCAATCCGCTGGGGATGCCCGCCTCGCTCAGGCAGGCGATCATCGACAACCCAGGCTGCGCCGAACGCTACCCTGACGTCGAGTATCAACAGCTGCATCAGGCGCTGGCTGCCCACCATCAGCTGCCGGCGGCGCAGATCCTCGCCGGCAACGGCGAAACTGAATCAATCTTCACCCTCGTCCACGGCCTTAAGCCGCGACGGGCGATGATCGTCATTCCTGGTTTCGCGGAGTACCGGCGGGCGCTGCAGACGGTGGACTGCGAAGTAGTGGAGTATGCCCTGCGGGAGTGCGATGGCTGGCAGCTGACTGACGCCATCCTCGATGCCCTGACTCCGGCGCTGGACTGTCTGTTTCTTTGCACCCCGAACAACCCCACCGGCCTGCTGCCGGAGCGGGGCCTGCTGGAAGCCATTGCGCAGCGCTGCCGGGCCCTGAATATCAGCCTGATCCTTGATGAGGCCTTTCTTGATTTTATGCCCGACCAGCCGGGATTTATTCCCCTGCTGGCGCAGTACCCGCACGTCTGGGTTCTGCGCTCGCTCACCAAATTTTATGCTATTCCGGGGCTGCGTCTCGGCTATCTGCTCAACGCTGACGCGCAGGCAGTGGCCCGACTGCGCGAGCGACAAATGCCGTGGTCCATTAATGCCTATGCCGCCCTGGCCGGGGAAATTATTCTCCAGGACCGGGCGTATCAGCGGGCCACCTGGCAGTGGCTGCAGGAAGAGGGAACGCGCTTCTATGCGCGACTGAAAGAGATTAACGGGCTGACCGTGTGGCCCGGGCGCGCCAACTACCTGTTTTTACGCTGCGACAGACCAGAGTTTGACCTGCAATACGCTCTGCTGCGCCAGCACGTGCTGATCCGCAGCTGCGCCAACTACCCGGGGCTGGATAGCCGCTATTTCCGGGTGGCGATCCGTAGCGCCAGCGAAAACGACCAGCTGCTGGCGGCGCTGCGCCGGGCGCTGGCCTGA
- a CDS encoding L-threonine kinase, which translates to MAVAQCPASCGELIQGWILGSEKLVSCPVDWYSTVEVETGVPRKDERPLSRAMVDQLLAHWGYPPGLSQQIRITLHSTIPVAKGMASSTADIAATAVATAHHLGHPLDEPTLARLCVALEPTDSTLFRQLTLFDHNTAATQIACPPPPALDLLVLESPLTLRTTDYHQLPREPGLLANASRLQLAWEKVQQACHCGSPQLLGEAATISAVASQQLLPKPGFSALLELVESAGLYGLNVAHSGSVVGLLLDRRRHDVEFLQWRLADSKIAAHWPQQHLLAMVPGGVTLQ; encoded by the coding sequence GTGGCAGTTGCACAATGTCCCGCCTCGTGCGGAGAACTTATCCAGGGCTGGATCCTCGGCAGCGAAAAGCTGGTCTCCTGCCCGGTGGACTGGTACAGCACCGTCGAGGTCGAGACCGGGGTGCCGCGAAAGGATGAGCGGCCGCTGTCGCGAGCAATGGTCGACCAGCTGCTGGCCCACTGGGGCTATCCTCCAGGGCTGAGCCAGCAGATCCGCATTACCCTGCACTCGACGATCCCGGTGGCCAAAGGAATGGCCAGCAGCACTGCCGATATCGCCGCCACTGCGGTGGCCACCGCCCACCATCTGGGCCATCCGCTGGATGAGCCGACGCTGGCGCGCCTGTGCGTCGCGCTGGAGCCCACCGACAGCACCCTGTTTCGCCAGCTGACGCTGTTCGACCATAATACCGCCGCCACGCAAATCGCCTGTCCCCCTCCGCCAGCGCTCGACCTGTTAGTGCTGGAGAGCCCGCTGACGCTGCGCACCACCGACTATCACCAGCTACCGCGCGAGCCTGGCCTGTTAGCAAACGCCTCCCGGCTGCAGCTGGCGTGGGAGAAAGTACAGCAGGCCTGCCACTGCGGCAGCCCGCAGCTGCTGGGCGAAGCGGCGACCATCAGCGCCGTCGCCAGCCAGCAGCTGTTGCCCAAACCGGGATTTAGCGCGCTGCTGGAACTGGTGGAAAGCGCAGGACTGTATGGCCTTAACGTGGCGCACAGCGGCAGCGTCGTCGGCCTGCTACTGGACCGCCGCCGTCATGACGTCGAATTTCTGCAATGGCGGCTGGCAGACAGTAAAATCGCCGCCCACTGGCCGCAGCAGCATCTGCTGGCGATGGTGCCCGGGGGCGTCACCCTGCAGTAG